The Desulfallas thermosapovorans DSM 6562 nucleotide sequence ATTAATATTATAATGGGAATAATACCGCTCAGCAGCGGTATACCGGTATCCTGCATGGGAATGGCGGCCAAGTCGGCAATCATCAATGCCACTACCAGCTCAAAGGGCTGCAACTGCCCGATTTCCCGCTTGCCCATGATACGCATAACCATAACAACGGCAATATAGAGGATTAATGTTCTAATTATAATCAGCAGCAACACTATCACCCGGGGTACATATTAAGTAATTTTTGTTCCACGGTGGTGGTTAAAAACAATCAGCCCATCTTACCAGTGGAATTTCAAACTTCCCCGCCATGAACCGGTGCACCGGCCTTACCCTGACAGTGTAACCATAGGTGCCCTGGGGCAAGGGTACTTTGCCGGTAAACCTGTAAACACCATCCCCCAACTCTTCTTGCAATTCCATCACCGTGGTATTTAAATTGCTTATATATGGTCCTTTATCATTTCCGAAGGCAATCTCCACAGCTACCTCCGAAGGCTTAATAGGGCCCAGCTTGACCACCGATTGCACCATTAAATCTTCACCGGCCTGCATATCCCACCTGCCGTTGGTTTCGGTACGCTCCACTTTCACATGGTGCCAGTTTTCCCGGATAAACTCTTTAAACCGGCAGGCCTGTTCAGCCGTGGCATAATTTGATTCCATAAAGGCGATCCCCCGGTCAATGGCCGGTATATAAAGCCTTTCAGTGTACTCCATCACCATTCTGGCGGTACTGAAAAAGGGAATAATTGTCCGCATGGATTCACGCATCATAGCCACCCAGTGAACGGGAACATCCCCTTGCCGTTCGTAATAAAGGGGTATTACCTTATCCTCCAGTACCTTGTATAAATAATAAGTGTCATTTTTATCCTGCTGAACCTCGTTTAATTGTAAATCACCGGGATGACCGATGGCGAAGCCGTTTTTACCGTTATATGCCTCGGGCCACCAGCCATCCAGAACGCTACAGTGCAGTACGCCGTTCATAGCGGCTTTCATGCCGCTGGTACCACTGGCTTCCATCGGCCAGCGCGGGGTATTCAGCCAGACATCCACACCGTGCAACAGGTGCCGGGCAACGTTGATATCGTAATTTTCCAGGAATACTATTTTCCCGCGAAAAGGTTCTTGCCGGGAATAATTTATGATTTTTCTGATTAACTCCTGGCCGGCGCTATCCTTGGGATGGGCCTTGCCCGCAAATACTATTTGTACCGGCCGGTCCAAATTATTCAGTATAGCCGCCAGCCGGTCCGGGTCACTAAAAACCAGCGCGGCCCGCTTGTAAGTGGCAAAACGACGGGCAAAACCTATGGTGAGGGCATGGGGCAGTAAGAATTCCCCCGCCTCGGCGATGAGTGCTTCGGACTCGTGGTTGCGCCGGTGTTCATGCTGGATTCTTTCCCTGATATAATTGGTCGTTTTTTCCTTTAGCTTTAAATGTGTCTCCCAAATCTCCTGCGAGGGAATATCATCAAGCCGCCGCCAAAAGTTTGGGTTCGTCACCTGGTCCATCCAGTCCTCACCCAGGTATTTGCTGAAAAGATTTTTCCATGGCTCAGCAATCCATGACCTGGTATGCACCCCGTTGGTTACCGAAGTAACCGGAACTTCCTCGACGGGAATGGATGGATAAAACCGGTGCAACATCTGGCGGGTAACTTCACCATGCAATTTACTGACTCCGTTACAAAAACCCGCCATACGCGTAGCTAAAACGGTCATATTAAATTCGTTTTGATCGGCATCCCAACCAAGCTCCAATAGTTTATCACAGTCCATGCCGGTATCCCGGCATAATTCAGCCAGGTACTTTTCCGCCAGATGGCGTTCAAAAACATCATGCCCGGCAGGTACCGGAGTATGGGTGGTAAATATGGTATTGGCCCGGATAGCTTCCCGGGCTGTGGCTGTAGGCACCCCCTGGCTGACCATCTCCCGCAGCCGTTCCAGGGTCAAAAAAGCAGAGTGCCCTTCATTAATATGCCAGACTGCCGGAGTTATACCCAACTCCCTTAATGCCCTGACCCCCCCCACACCTAGTAATATTTCCTGTTGAATGCGCATCTCCCGGTCGCCACCGTATAATTGGCCGGTGATCCGGCGGTCTTCTTCCATATTTAATGGAAGGTTGGTATCCAAAAGAATCAACTGTGCCAATCCCACCCGGGCTTTCCATATCCTTGCAAACACAGTCCTACCGGGCAACTCCACCGATACGGTGGTATCCAGGCCGCTGTCTCCAACCACCGGTGTAATGGGCATTTCATTAAAATTCAAATCCGGGTAATATGTTTCCTGGCGACCGTCGGGATTAATAAACTGGTTGAAGTAACCATGCTTGTATAATAAACCCACCCCCACCAACGGCAAACCAAGATCGCTGGCCGATTTGATATGATCCCCGGCCAGCACGCCAAGACCGCCGGAATAAATGGGACAGGATTCATGTATGCCGAATTCAGCGGAAAAGTAAGCAATGATTTTATCTTTATAACGGGAATGAACCCTGGTAAACCATTTTTCATCGTTGATATACCGGTCAAAATCAGCCATGACCGCATCATACTTGTTTAAAAAATGCTGATCGGCTGCCGCCCGGTCCAATTCTTCCCGGCGCACCCCCAATAAAAACTTCACCGGGTTATGTTCCACCCGCTCCCAAAGATCGGAGTTAATCTCCTGATACAGTTCCCTGGCCGGTTTATGCCAGCTAAACCAAAGGTTGTAGGACAATTCACGCAAGCGGGCAATGCGTTCCGGCAGTGGCGGTTTAACTGTAACAGTACGGAAATAAAACATTATGATACCTCCGTTATCTCATGTATGATTTTTTTATTTTATCCTGGGCAAGGAAACACAATACAAGGTAATAAAAACAAAAAAAACCGCCAAGGGGTTTTGAACCCGCCTGTCGGTTTATCGTAAAACCAATAAGGTTAGTTTTATGTCGTTAACGTTTTTACTACCAATCATTTAGGCCCAGGAACGGGCATTACGCTTGGACTGGAAACAATCCTTACAGTAAACCGGCCTGCTGCCGTTGGGCTTAAAAGGTACACTGGTCATTGCGCCGCATTCATCACAAACTACTTCATACATTTGCCTTTCCCTTGCACCACCGGCACGGAAATTATTATTCTGGCGGCGCGCCTTGCGGCATTCCGGGCAGCGGGAAGGAGCGTTTTCGAAACCTTTTTCGAAGAAAAATTCCTGTTCACCGGCCGTAAATACAAACTCCTCACCACAATCCCTGCAAACTAAATTCTTGTCCGAGAAAACCATACCTTTAAAATTGTCCTCCTTATGAATTATTATTACCCTATGGAACCTTTGACAGATGATTCGCCTATTCATAAGAGGACAGACAAACACCGCAAAACAATTCCACGAGTACCTGATATAATAATATGAGAAAACTATTCAAATTACAATAAGCACTTTTTATAATTTTCTTGCCCTTAATATTGAAGCCCATTTTTTAGGTTTCTCCGGGCCTGGTTTTTCTACCGTTGCTGGTTCTTCTACAGTGGCGGCAATTTCTGATCTGGCCGGCAAAAAGCCCACCGGGTAAATAACCTCCGGGCGGTATTGTCCATTTTCCATACGACGGCGCATATCCAATACCGATTTCTCCAACTGTTCCACCCGCTCCCAGGTGGTTTTTTTCTTTTCGGCCTCCACCAGGCACGCCAAATCCCTGAGCCTGCCGCGTAATTTGAAATTCTCGGCACTTAAGCGCTCAATTTCGCCGGCCATCTCCAGATACTTTTCATTACTGAACAAAGTATTTTCCAACTGCTCGATACGTTCCCGGTAAATACTGTTAGTCCGGCTTAATGCTTCGTTTTCCACAACACTGCTGCGTAATTTTTCTTCCATCTCTTGATTCAAGGTACCGTTAACAAAACGATAGGTTAAAAGTGAACCAACTGCCGCACCCGCACTCAGCCATGTCAAAATCATTGCCCCTTCTATTAGCACAACCAATCCCCCCATTAAAGTTATATCTAATTTCCTATTCTAGATAAATATGGTTTTTCCTTCCATAAAACATAAAATACCAGTCTTTTTTTGGAGCATCTTTTGATTTGATGGGGTACCTGGATTCACAATTAAAGAGTCTACTGGAAAGGCAACCTTTGGTGCCAAGCACCCGGCCATCAATACTTTTCGAACTGGCTCTTAAATTTAATTTTAAAATAAAGGTAAACCTGTAAACAGCAGCGAAAATATAGTGGAAGAATTTATAAAAATGGGGGAAATTAATGAATGCCGAAAAAATCGCGCTAATTACCGACAGTACTTGCGACCTGCCCGATGAACTGTTACAAAAGCTAAATGCCTGGATGCTGCCTTTAAAAATTATTTACAAGGACCGCATTTTTGCAGACAGGTTGGAAATAAAGCCCCAGGAGGTATATAATAACTTTTCCCGGGAGGTGCCCACCACTTCCCAACCTTCACCCGAAGAGACCCGCTCGTTATTTGAAAAACTTTACGCCCGGGGTTTTACCCACGCCATAGCCATCCACATTTCCAGCGGGCTTAGCGGCACATATGAAACCGTAAAAATGGTGGCCGGGCAATTTAACAAAATGATGGTGGAAGTAATTGATTCCAAGGCCCTGTCCCTGGCCCTGGGTTTTTTGGTGCAGGAAGCCAGCCAATGTATCCAAAGCGGCCTGTGTTTTGAAAATGTAATCGCCCGGGTACGGAAGTTGCAAAAAAACGTCAAGGTATACTTTGTGGTCAAAACTCTGGAATACCTGAAAAAAGGCGGGCGGATTGGTTATGTTGAGGGGACCTTGGGGCAGATACTGGACATTAAGCCGATTATCTCCATTAACGATGAGGGCAAGTATTACAGCTTTTGCAAAGCCCGGGGCAGAAGAAAATCCATCAGTAAGATGGTGGATATTTTAAGGGAACAGGCGGCGGGTAAAAGAATCAATCTGGCCGTGGCCCATGGTGATGCCCGGGAGGAAGCGGAGTCACTTTTGGATAGGATACTAAATATGAAGGATTTAAAGGTTAATGAAGCCATGTTCAGCCAGTTAAGCCCCGTAATGGTGGTACATACCGGACCGGGCCTGATTGGACTTGCCTTTCACGAAGTTACCGAGGCCGGTACCGGCAAATAGAAGAAGGCGAGTAAAATGAAAATTATCGTTGATGCCGACGCTTGTCCTAAAAATGCACTGCATATATGTACCCGCCTGGCCGCCGCTTATGGCATTACCCTGCAAACTGTGGCCAGTTTTAATCATAATATTAATTCCGAACACCATACCGTTGTGGGAAATGCTGCCCAGGAAACCGATCTGGCCGTCACCAATATGACGGCCAGGGGCGATATTGTGGTCACCCAGGACACTGGCCTGGCCGCCATGGTGTTGGGTAAAGGAGCCGCGGCCATATCACCCGGTGGAAAGATATTCCGCAAGGAAACCATTGTTTTTTTATTGGAGGAAAGGGAAGGCAAGGCCAGGCTGCGCCGGGGTGGCGGGCGCACCAAAGGCCCGCGCAAGCGTACACCCGAGGACGATGTCCGGTTTGAGGCCAACCTGCACAAGCTAATTGAAGAATTAACCCGGTAATCCCCTATACCCGCAAAAACTGCACAACCCTCATCCTTAACCCCTGTATTTACCTACTTTTTCCGCCATGGTCACCCCTTGGGGGGCATAGTCTATTTTAACCAGGGTTACTACCCGCCGTGCCCCGGCATCTACACAGGCCTGCTGGGCTTTTTTCACTATCTCCAGCAATTCATCCAGTTCCCCTTCCATGGTGGTTTCCATGGGTCCCACCTCATAAGGAACACCGGACCGCTGCACCACTGCTATAGCCTTGTCCACCACCCCGTAAATATCCCCGCCGGGCACCTGGGGCAGCACCTGAAAACTGACATTAATCACGGGCATTTTTTATGCACTCCTTTTTGCCCTACCAGTTACAATATTTCCTCTTTTTACCTTTAAACCTTGTCTTCATGCCTTCCCAGGGCGCAAAACGTCATGAAAGAATTTCTTTCAGACTTCCAACGCCCGGTATCATGGCATCGCCGGTATCACATCATTCGCAGCGATTTATTTTACTCTGACCAGCAGCATCAATCCCGAGGCGATGGTAATATCAGCCCGGTTACCGGCCAACCGGTTGCTGATACCATAGGGGTTGCCTATGCTGAAGGTGGCGTTTTCAAGCGGCCACCGGGCACCCCGCACCTGCACCCCCGTGACCACCCCGGTAAGGGGCAACAGCGAAAATTCATCGCCCGGCCGTCCCTTGACCACAGCGGGCTGCCGGGGTGCCACCAGGTTGATTTCGTTGTATTCATTGATAATCCTGGCCGGGACCCGGTGGTCCAGGGCTACCCGCAGCAGGTGCACATTGGCCAGGGTATGGTCAAAACGATTGCCCGTGGCCCCCAGGATTATCACTTCATCCGGGCGGCAGGCCAGCGCCTCGGCTAAAGCCAGGGCAGTATCGGTGTCATCCTTTTCGGCGGGGTACTCCTTGATGGCCACCCCCTGCCGCCGGTAACTTTCCAGCAATGACGGGTCTATGGAATCCATATCCCCCACAATAACCCCGGGGACAATACCCAAAGCGGCCGCATAATTTGTCCCGCTGTCCACACAAATCAGCCGGTCGGCCCCGGCCAGGACACGCTTTAGCCACTGCAAATCCTCCACCGTGCCCCCGGTCAATATAACACAACGCATTGATTCACCTTCGTTTTAATTAGGTTTTACTCTGTGTTAGTATGCGTGATCAAGGTTTTATGTAAGCATATCCCTGGGA carries:
- the glgP gene encoding alpha-glucan family phosphorylase, whose translation is MFYFRTVTVKPPLPERIARLRELSYNLWFSWHKPARELYQEINSDLWERVEHNPVKFLLGVRREELDRAAADQHFLNKYDAVMADFDRYINDEKWFTRVHSRYKDKIIAYFSAEFGIHESCPIYSGGLGVLAGDHIKSASDLGLPLVGVGLLYKHGYFNQFINPDGRQETYYPDLNFNEMPITPVVGDSGLDTTVSVELPGRTVFARIWKARVGLAQLILLDTNLPLNMEEDRRITGQLYGGDREMRIQQEILLGVGGVRALRELGITPAVWHINEGHSAFLTLERLREMVSQGVPTATAREAIRANTIFTTHTPVPAGHDVFERHLAEKYLAELCRDTGMDCDKLLELGWDADQNEFNMTVLATRMAGFCNGVSKLHGEVTRQMLHRFYPSIPVEEVPVTSVTNGVHTRSWIAEPWKNLFSKYLGEDWMDQVTNPNFWRRLDDIPSQEIWETHLKLKEKTTNYIRERIQHEHRRNHESEALIAEAGEFLLPHALTIGFARRFATYKRAALVFSDPDRLAAILNNLDRPVQIVFAGKAHPKDSAGQELIRKIINYSRQEPFRGKIVFLENYDINVARHLLHGVDVWLNTPRWPMEASGTSGMKAAMNGVLHCSVLDGWWPEAYNGKNGFAIGHPGDLQLNEVQQDKNDTYYLYKVLEDKVIPLYYERQGDVPVHWVAMMRESMRTIIPFFSTARMVMEYTERLYIPAIDRGIAFMESNYATAEQACRFKEFIRENWHHVKVERTETNGRWDMQAGEDLMVQSVVKLGPIKPSEVAVEIAFGNDKGPYISNLNTTVMELQEELGDGVYRFTGKVPLPQGTYGYTVRVRPVHRFMAGKFEIPLVRWADCF
- a CDS encoding zinc-ribbon domain containing protein, translating into MVFSDKNLVCRDCGEEFVFTAGEQEFFFEKGFENAPSRCPECRKARRQNNNFRAGGARERQMYEVVCDECGAMTSVPFKPNGSRPVYCKDCFQSKRNARSWA
- a CDS encoding DegV family protein, with product MNAEKIALITDSTCDLPDELLQKLNAWMLPLKIIYKDRIFADRLEIKPQEVYNNFSREVPTTSQPSPEETRSLFEKLYARGFTHAIAIHISSGLSGTYETVKMVAGQFNKMMVEVIDSKALSLALGFLVQEASQCIQSGLCFENVIARVRKLQKNVKVYFVVKTLEYLKKGGRIGYVEGTLGQILDIKPIISINDEGKYYSFCKARGRRKSISKMVDILREQAAGKRINLAVAHGDAREEAESLLDRILNMKDLKVNEAMFSQLSPVMVVHTGPGLIGLAFHEVTEAGTGK
- a CDS encoding YaiI/YqxD family protein gives rise to the protein MKIIVDADACPKNALHICTRLAAAYGITLQTVASFNHNINSEHHTVVGNAAQETDLAVTNMTARGDIVVTQDTGLAAMVLGKGAAAISPGGKIFRKETIVFLLEEREGKARLRRGGGRTKGPRKRTPEDDVRFEANLHKLIEELTR
- a CDS encoding thiamine-binding protein, which encodes MPVINVSFQVLPQVPGGDIYGVVDKAIAVVQRSGVPYEVGPMETTMEGELDELLEIVKKAQQACVDAGARRVVTLVKIDYAPQGVTMAEKVGKYRG
- a CDS encoding thiamine diphosphokinase, encoding MRCVILTGGTVEDLQWLKRVLAGADRLICVDSGTNYAAALGIVPGVIVGDMDSIDPSLLESYRRQGVAIKEYPAEKDDTDTALALAEALACRPDEVIILGATGNRFDHTLANVHLLRVALDHRVPARIINEYNEINLVAPRQPAVVKGRPGDEFSLLPLTGVVTGVQVRGARWPLENATFSIGNPYGISNRLAGNRADITIASGLMLLVRVK